A window of the Pseudomonas gozinkensis genome harbors these coding sequences:
- a CDS encoding polyamine ABC transporter substrate-binding protein: MRLLKSMIPAALALACSAGAFAQPQVSVYNWTDYIGETTLADFQSSSGIKVIYDVFDSNETLEGKLLAGRTGYDVVVPSNHFLARQVKAGAFLKLDRSQLPNWKNLDPKLLALLEKNDPGNEHSVPYLWGTNGIGYNVDKVKQVLGIDHIDSWAVLFEPENLKKLTQCGVSMMDSADEVFPAILNYMGMDPRSEKPEDYKKAEEKLLSIRPYITYFHSSKYVSDLANGDICVAFGYSGDVFQAANRAKEAKNGVNIAYSIPKEGANLWFDLLAIPADAGNTKEAHAFINYLLDPQVIAKVSASVGYANPNPAAKQYMDAELVNNPEVYPPQEVLDKLYISSTPPQSIMRLMTRSWSKVKSNK; encoded by the coding sequence ATGCGTCTGTTGAAATCCATGATCCCCGCCGCGCTGGCCCTGGCGTGCAGTGCCGGTGCCTTCGCCCAACCCCAGGTCAGCGTCTACAACTGGACCGATTACATCGGCGAAACCACCCTCGCCGACTTCCAGTCCAGCAGCGGGATCAAGGTGATCTACGACGTCTTCGACTCCAACGAAACCCTCGAGGGCAAACTGCTCGCCGGTCGTACCGGGTATGACGTGGTGGTGCCGTCCAACCACTTCCTCGCCCGTCAGGTAAAGGCCGGCGCGTTCCTGAAACTGGATCGATCGCAACTGCCGAACTGGAAAAACCTCGACCCGAAACTGCTGGCCCTGCTGGAAAAGAACGATCCGGGCAACGAGCACTCGGTGCCGTACCTGTGGGGCACCAACGGCATCGGCTACAACGTCGACAAGGTCAAGCAAGTGCTGGGCATCGATCACATCGACTCCTGGGCCGTGCTGTTCGAACCGGAGAACCTGAAGAAACTCACCCAGTGCGGTGTGTCGATGATGGACTCGGCCGATGAAGTATTCCCGGCGATCCTCAACTACATGGGCATGGACCCGCGCAGCGAAAAACCCGAGGACTACAAAAAGGCCGAAGAGAAACTGCTGAGCATCCGGCCGTACATCACCTATTTCCACTCCTCGAAATACGTGTCCGACCTGGCCAACGGCGACATCTGCGTGGCCTTCGGTTATTCAGGCGACGTGTTCCAGGCCGCCAACCGCGCCAAGGAAGCCAAGAACGGTGTGAACATCGCGTACTCGATTCCCAAGGAAGGCGCGAACCTGTGGTTTGACCTGCTGGCGATTCCCGCTGACGCCGGCAACACCAAGGAAGCCCACGCCTTCATCAATTACCTGCTCGATCCGCAAGTGATCGCCAAGGTCAGCGCCTCGGTCGGCTACGCCAACCCCAACCCGGCCGCCAAGCAATACATGGATGCCGAGCTGGTCAACAATCCCGAGGTCTATCCGCCTCAGGAAGTCCTCGACAAGCTCTACATCTCCTCTACCCCGCCCCAGTCGATCATGCGTCTGATGACCCGGTCCTGGAGCAAAGTGAAGTCGAACAAATGA
- a CDS encoding NAD(P)/FAD-dependent oxidoreductase — protein MNQYTQEHALSYYAASARASTPYPELEGDLIADVCVIGGGFTGVNTAIELAQRGLSVILLEARRIGWGASGRNGGQLIRGIGHDVEGFARHVGAEGVRYLHRAGIDSVELVRQRISDNAIECDLRWGFCELANTSAQFDAFKAEQDSLAQLGYRHETRLVAPELIRQQVVNAGVYKGGLIDMGSGHLHPLDLVQGEARLAASLGVRIFEQSPVLEIVHGPTVQVRTRTGTVRAGSLVLGCNAHLDELEQQLSGKVLPAGSYIIATESLSAERAAELIPQNLALCDQKVGLDYYRLSADRRLLFGGACHYSGRDPADIAAYMRPKMLKVFPQLADVRIDYQWGGKIGITANRFPQVGRLKQHPNVFYAQGYSGHGLNVTHWCAKLLGEAIHAGHSQGMDVFSNVPHMTFPGGPALRSPLLALGMFWYRLRELLG, from the coding sequence ATGAATCAGTACACCCAGGAACATGCCCTCTCCTATTACGCCGCGTCGGCCCGGGCCAGCACACCCTATCCGGAACTTGAGGGTGACCTGATCGCCGATGTCTGCGTGATCGGCGGCGGCTTCACCGGCGTCAACACGGCCATTGAACTGGCGCAGCGCGGACTGTCGGTGATTCTGCTCGAAGCGCGGCGCATCGGCTGGGGCGCCAGCGGGCGCAATGGCGGGCAGTTGATACGCGGGATCGGTCATGACGTCGAAGGTTTCGCCCGGCATGTCGGCGCCGAAGGCGTGCGCTACCTGCACAGGGCCGGGATCGATTCGGTGGAACTGGTGCGCCAGCGCATCAGCGACAACGCCATCGAGTGCGACCTGCGCTGGGGCTTCTGCGAGCTGGCCAACACGTCGGCGCAGTTCGACGCCTTCAAGGCCGAGCAGGACAGCCTGGCGCAGTTGGGTTACCGCCATGAAACGCGGCTGGTCGCCCCTGAGCTGATTCGTCAGCAAGTGGTGAACGCGGGTGTCTACAAGGGCGGCCTGATCGACATGGGCTCGGGCCACTTGCATCCGCTGGATCTGGTCCAGGGCGAAGCGCGGCTGGCAGCCTCCCTCGGGGTACGGATCTTCGAGCAGAGCCCGGTGCTGGAAATCGTCCATGGCCCGACGGTTCAGGTGCGCACCCGAACCGGCACCGTGCGCGCCGGCAGTCTGGTGCTCGGCTGCAACGCGCACCTGGATGAGCTCGAACAGCAACTCAGCGGCAAAGTCTTGCCTGCCGGCAGTTACATCATCGCCACCGAATCGCTGTCGGCGGAACGCGCCGCCGAACTGATTCCGCAGAACCTGGCGCTGTGCGACCAGAAAGTCGGCCTCGATTACTACCGGCTCTCGGCGGACCGGCGCTTGCTGTTCGGCGGTGCCTGCCATTATTCGGGACGGGATCCGGCCGACATCGCCGCCTACATGCGACCGAAGATGCTCAAGGTGTTTCCGCAATTGGCGGACGTACGCATCGACTACCAGTGGGGCGGCAAGATCGGCATCACCGCCAACCGTTTCCCGCAGGTCGGCCGGCTGAAGCAACACCCGAATGTGTTCTATGCCCAAGGCTATTCCGGCCACGGCCTGAACGTCACCCACTGGTGCGCCAAATTGTTGGGCGAAGCGATTCATGCCGGTCACAGTCAGGGCATGGACGTGTTCAGCAACGTGCCGCACATGACCTTCCCCGGCGGCCCGGCGCTGCGTTCGCCACTGCTGGCACTGGGCATGTTCTGGTATCGCCTGCGGGAGTTGTTGGGATAA
- a CDS encoding intermembrane transport protein PqiB, which translates to MESSAADQPRAPGQAPVKTRRFSISLVWIVPIVAVLVGISLVVHNLMQEGPTITVTFKTGSGLTANKTEVKYRNVVVGQVTDVELSDDQKSVNATIKLAKQAETFTREDSQFWVVRPRIGAGGVSGIDTLLSGDYIGADIGQSNSRAKHFKGLENPPPITYGEPGKRFNLHASDLGSLDIGSPVYYRKIPVGQVVAYALDPDGKGVNIEVFIHAPNDAYVTENTRFWNASGIDVNVGANGFAVKTESLSTLLVGGIAFRAPEYSPNDVAAAEERTYDLFDDQQTALAPPNGKAQYLSLRFDQALRGLKVDAPVEFLGIEIGRVVSVNLDFDAKKRSFPLNVGIVIYPARLGQAHIKMLKALEHNPDDEAAAVRLIGTFIDNGLRAQARSGNLLTGQLYIALDFFPKAEKVAFDPTVRPISVPTVPGSLEQLQEKLEAMIDKLNKLPVERIAGNLDSNLVELRKGLTQFNAKTLPGVQNTLADVSKTLQSASSTLAEDSPQREQLTQTLDELGRMSRSLRELSDYLGRHPESLIRGRPDNAAPLDLKGPPRN; encoded by the coding sequence ATGGAGTCGTCAGCCGCCGATCAACCGCGAGCGCCCGGCCAGGCGCCGGTCAAGACCCGACGCTTCAGCATTTCGCTGGTGTGGATCGTGCCGATCGTCGCGGTGCTGGTGGGCATCTCGCTGGTGGTGCACAACCTCATGCAGGAAGGCCCCACTATCACCGTCACCTTCAAGACCGGCAGCGGCCTGACCGCCAACAAGACCGAAGTCAAATACCGCAATGTCGTCGTCGGCCAGGTCACGGATGTGGAGCTGAGCGACGACCAGAAAAGCGTCAACGCCACGATCAAACTGGCCAAACAGGCCGAAACCTTTACCCGCGAAGACTCGCAGTTCTGGGTCGTGCGCCCGCGCATCGGTGCGGGCGGCGTCTCGGGCATCGACACGTTGCTGTCCGGTGACTACATCGGCGCGGATATCGGACAGTCCAACTCGCGCGCAAAACACTTCAAAGGCCTGGAAAACCCGCCGCCGATCACCTATGGCGAACCGGGCAAGCGCTTCAATCTGCACGCCTCGGACCTCGGTTCGCTGGACATCGGCTCGCCGGTCTATTACCGCAAGATCCCGGTTGGCCAGGTGGTGGCTTATGCGCTGGACCCCGATGGTAAAGGGGTGAACATCGAGGTATTCATTCACGCGCCGAACGATGCCTACGTCACGGAAAACACCCGGTTCTGGAACGCCAGCGGCATTGACGTCAACGTCGGCGCCAACGGTTTTGCGGTGAAAACCGAATCCTTGTCGACCTTGCTGGTCGGCGGCATCGCCTTCCGCGCGCCGGAGTACAGCCCCAACGATGTCGCTGCCGCCGAAGAAAGGACTTACGACCTGTTCGACGACCAGCAAACCGCCCTCGCCCCGCCCAACGGCAAGGCGCAGTACCTGAGCCTGCGTTTCGACCAGGCCCTGCGCGGGCTGAAAGTCGATGCGCCGGTGGAATTCCTCGGCATCGAGATCGGCCGGGTGGTCAGCGTCAACCTGGACTTCGACGCGAAAAAACGCAGTTTCCCGCTCAACGTCGGCATCGTGATCTACCCGGCACGCCTCGGCCAGGCTCACATCAAGATGCTCAAGGCACTTGAGCACAATCCGGACGACGAAGCGGCGGCCGTGCGCCTGATCGGCACCTTTATCGACAACGGTCTGCGCGCCCAGGCCCGCAGCGGCAACCTGCTGACCGGCCAGTTGTACATTGCCCTGGACTTCTTCCCTAAAGCCGAAAAAGTGGCGTTTGACCCAACCGTTCGCCCGATCAGCGTTCCGACCGTCCCCGGCAGCCTCGAACAGTTGCAGGAAAAACTCGAAGCGATGATCGACAAGCTCAACAAGCTGCCGGTGGAACGGATTGCCGGCAACCTCGACAGCAACCTCGTGGAATTGCGCAAAGGCCTGACCCAGTTCAACGCCAAGACCCTGCCCGGCGTGCAGAACACCCTCGCCGACGTGAGCAAGACCCTGCAATCGGCCAGCTCGACCCTGGCCGAAGACTCGCCGCAACGCGAACAACTGACCCAGACCCTCGACGAACTCGGGCGCATGTCCCGTTCGCTGCGTGAGCTGTCCGATTACCTGGGCCGTCATCCGGAATCGTTGATTCGCGGCCGCCCCGACAACGCTGCGCCGCTGGACCTCAAAGGGCCGCCGCGCAATTGA
- a CDS encoding PqiC family protein, translated as MALKLKFTVLAIGLLLGACSSAPISFHTLTPTQPMAGRAGSEIAIEGISVPPQVDRPQIVIRQGNSGLAILETEWWGASLSDELRSALVDQLSNAGSSRKTSVRIDVQRFDSIPGQYGLIDVKWRLRQADTGDDNLLACRSLLQTPSGPSIDDLVVAQQNNVKRLAALIRQAAGTSRGCPPAS; from the coding sequence ATGGCTTTAAAGCTGAAGTTCACCGTGCTCGCGATCGGCCTGTTGCTCGGCGCCTGCAGCAGCGCCCCGATCAGCTTCCATACTCTGACGCCGACGCAACCGATGGCTGGCCGCGCCGGTTCGGAAATCGCCATCGAAGGCATCAGCGTGCCGCCGCAGGTTGACCGGCCGCAGATCGTCATCCGCCAGGGCAACAGCGGCCTGGCGATCCTTGAGACTGAATGGTGGGGCGCGAGCCTGAGCGATGAATTGCGCAGCGCGCTGGTGGATCAACTGAGCAACGCCGGCAGCTCGCGCAAAACCTCGGTGCGCATCGATGTGCAACGCTTCGATTCGATTCCCGGGCAATACGGGCTGATCGACGTCAAATGGCGCCTGCGCCAGGCCGACACGGGTGATGACAACCTGCTCGCTTGCCGCTCCCTGCTGCAAACCCCGTCCGGGCCGAGCATCGACGATCTGGTGGTGGCCCAGCAGAACAACGTCAAGCGTCTGGCCGCGTTGATCCGTCAGGCGGCGGGCACCTCGCGGGGCTGTCCACCGGCGTCCTGA
- a CDS encoding sensor histidine kinase: MDFKQSLTKRIVTVFALMSALVAGVFALGIVATVHVVEHRLTSTTLSGGLHRLLAMDDISRWSHRPEKSELFFFEGGPGAMALVPSLAALSPGFQEVMFEGDGFFAMVEVVGGRKYVLLRDQESLEQREHLLFIVVAVGFILSILLAIALGRLLARRVMAPVIRLARQVRHRDQLLVLAPPLHPDYAADEVGELALSFDQTLGRLRETLSREKLFTSDVSHELRTPLMVLGGACELLLANPSLDVRSAAQVNRIARASHEMRQLVDTFLMLARSQEDTGGDICVTLGEVARVQSEIWGRLIREKGLDFFCDINPAGAACFNQTFLQSVMGNLLRNAWHYTDQGFVRLTVAEHGFVVEDSGIGIPEERRQAMFQPFVRGDERRGEGLGLGLSLVQRICNREHWQVELTTREPNGCRFTVLLKPEAQDAGGQPREVPAA, translated from the coding sequence ATGGATTTCAAGCAAAGCCTGACGAAACGGATCGTGACCGTATTCGCCTTGATGAGCGCGCTGGTGGCCGGGGTGTTTGCGCTGGGAATCGTGGCCACCGTGCATGTGGTGGAACACCGGTTGACGAGCACCACCTTGAGTGGCGGTCTTCATCGTTTACTGGCGATGGATGACATCAGTCGCTGGAGCCATCGACCGGAAAAGAGCGAGCTGTTTTTCTTCGAAGGCGGACCGGGTGCCATGGCGCTGGTTCCGTCACTGGCGGCTCTGTCGCCGGGGTTTCAGGAGGTCATGTTCGAGGGCGACGGTTTTTTCGCCATGGTCGAGGTGGTGGGCGGACGCAAGTACGTGCTGTTGCGTGACCAGGAAAGTCTCGAACAGCGTGAGCATCTGTTGTTCATTGTGGTGGCGGTGGGTTTCATCCTGAGCATTCTGCTGGCGATTGCGCTGGGCCGATTGCTGGCTCGGCGGGTGATGGCCCCGGTCATCCGTCTGGCGCGTCAGGTTCGTCACCGCGATCAGTTACTGGTCCTGGCGCCGCCCCTGCATCCGGACTACGCGGCGGACGAAGTCGGTGAGCTGGCACTCTCGTTCGATCAGACACTGGGCCGTCTGCGCGAGACGCTGAGCCGCGAAAAACTGTTCACCAGCGACGTGAGCCATGAACTTCGTACACCGTTAATGGTGCTCGGCGGTGCCTGTGAGTTGCTGCTCGCCAATCCGTCGCTTGATGTGCGCTCGGCCGCGCAGGTCAACCGCATCGCCCGGGCCAGCCATGAAATGCGGCAGTTGGTGGATACCTTCCTGATGCTCGCCCGCTCGCAGGAAGATACCGGCGGTGACATTTGCGTCACGCTCGGGGAGGTAGCGCGAGTCCAAAGCGAAATCTGGGGCCGGCTGATCCGCGAAAAAGGCCTGGATTTTTTCTGCGATATCAACCCGGCCGGCGCGGCTTGCTTCAATCAGACCTTCCTGCAGTCAGTGATGGGCAACCTGCTGCGAAATGCCTGGCACTACACCGATCAGGGTTTTGTCAGGCTTACCGTCGCAGAACACGGATTTGTGGTTGAAGACAGCGGCATCGGCATTCCGGAGGAACGGCGACAAGCCATGTTCCAGCCGTTCGTGCGCGGTGACGAACGTCGAGGCGAGGGACTTGGACTGGGGCTGTCACTGGTGCAGCGGATTTGCAACCGGGAGCACTGGCAGGTCGAGCTGACAACCCGTGAGCCCAACGGCTGTCGTTTTACCGTCTTGTTGAAGCCGGAGGCTCAGGACGCCGGTGGACAGCCCCGCGAGGTGCCCGCCGCCTGA
- a CDS encoding histidine phosphatase family protein: MQLTAVYKQRRTLRLGKLLTVIGAVVATALVSGFVWVTRSPIDLGQAGKTAMADWTRAWQAGEVVALVRHAERCDRSDNICLGPGDGITQAGNESAAQVGKGFVSLGMQQAQVFTSPLTRTVQTARAMFGQDATAQTWLESCGPSLRNDVVAHKVAQHNLVLVTHSGCISDFEKQTGFPHAVVADYGSTLFVRIDDKGQLKVLGILNAEAWSQLNSD, translated from the coding sequence ATGCAATTAACAGCCGTCTATAAACAACGTCGAACATTGCGACTTGGGAAACTGCTCACGGTCATCGGTGCAGTGGTAGCGACTGCACTGGTCAGCGGCTTCGTCTGGGTCACCCGTTCACCCATTGATCTGGGCCAGGCGGGCAAGACAGCAATGGCTGACTGGACCAGAGCCTGGCAGGCTGGCGAAGTCGTGGCGCTGGTGCGTCACGCCGAACGTTGCGACCGCTCCGACAATATTTGTCTGGGCCCGGGAGACGGGATCACTCAGGCCGGCAACGAGTCGGCCGCGCAAGTGGGCAAGGGATTCGTGAGCCTGGGCATGCAGCAGGCGCAGGTTTTTACCAGCCCACTGACCCGTACGGTGCAGACGGCGCGTGCCATGTTCGGGCAGGACGCCACTGCCCAGACCTGGCTTGAATCCTGCGGTCCGTCGCTGCGTAACGATGTGGTGGCGCACAAAGTCGCACAACACAATCTGGTGCTGGTCACCCACAGCGGTTGCATCAGCGATTTTGAAAAACAGACCGGTTTCCCCCACGCGGTGGTCGCTGATTACGGCAGCACGCTGTTTGTTCGCATTGATGACAAGGGGCAACTTAAAGTGCTGGGCATTTTGAATGCCGAGGCCTGGTCTCAACTCAATAGTGATTAA
- the arnT gene encoding lipid IV(A) 4-amino-4-deoxy-L-arabinosyltransferase: MTSENNPLRHTALQFPQPTAFERWAIPGLILAFVVFYLLPLMTHGLWIPDETRYGQISQEMLLSGNWVAPHFMGIRYFEKPIAGYWMIAIGQAIFGDNLFGVRIASALSTGVSVWLTYLLARRLWNNSRISVASALLYMSFGLIAGQAGYANLDPQFTLWVNLSMVAVWFAIDSRTPRARLGGWALLGVACGMGLMTKGFLALLLPVLIALPYMVWQRRFGELVRYGLVAVVVCALVSLPWVLAVHYREPDFWRFFFWHEHIRRFAAGDDAQHARPWWFYLPLLFASTLPWALLLPSTLLRMWREKREAKTTYLALWFLLPLAFFSLSSGKLPTYIMPCLFPVALLMGQTVVKWLDQRNGRLLRLNGVINTVLASVALAALLYLQATKEIYENTELFSLSLAYIVLVGWIIANALQVLRPLTLWAMPALGIGLLVALLPAAMPAQIVNSKMPDQFIAEHQRELSETASLLSNDLGAASALAWRLKRPQVDLFNTIGELKYGLEDPAMAARKVTLDSVGQWMTDARKKGAVGVVLRVNSTQEEQEVELLPVDGKHYRRGNLHIFLFPQRRP; the protein is encoded by the coding sequence ATGACGTCTGAAAACAACCCGCTGCGGCACACTGCCCTTCAGTTTCCACAACCCACAGCCTTCGAACGCTGGGCCATCCCTGGCCTGATTCTGGCGTTCGTGGTGTTTTACCTGTTGCCGTTGATGACCCACGGCCTGTGGATCCCCGATGAAACCCGCTATGGCCAGATCAGCCAGGAAATGCTGCTGAGTGGCAATTGGGTCGCCCCGCACTTCATGGGCATCCGTTATTTCGAGAAGCCGATTGCCGGCTACTGGATGATTGCCATCGGCCAGGCGATTTTCGGTGACAACCTGTTCGGCGTACGCATTGCTTCGGCGCTGAGTACCGGAGTGAGTGTCTGGCTGACTTACCTGCTGGCCCGTCGGCTCTGGAACAACTCGCGTATAAGCGTCGCGAGCGCCCTGCTGTACATGAGTTTCGGGCTGATCGCAGGTCAGGCCGGCTATGCCAACCTCGATCCGCAATTCACCTTGTGGGTCAACCTGAGCATGGTGGCTGTGTGGTTTGCCATCGACAGCCGTACGCCCCGCGCTCGCCTGGGTGGCTGGGCACTGCTCGGTGTCGCGTGCGGCATGGGTCTGATGACCAAAGGGTTCCTGGCCCTGCTGTTGCCCGTGCTGATCGCCCTGCCCTACATGGTCTGGCAACGACGCTTCGGTGAGCTGGTGCGTTACGGTCTGGTCGCCGTGGTGGTCTGCGCCCTCGTCAGCCTGCCGTGGGTACTGGCGGTCCATTACCGGGAACCGGACTTCTGGCGGTTCTTCTTCTGGCACGAACACATCCGTCGTTTCGCCGCCGGTGACGACGCGCAACATGCCCGCCCGTGGTGGTTCTACCTGCCCTTGCTGTTTGCCTCGACCCTGCCTTGGGCGCTGCTTCTGCCTTCGACCCTGCTGCGCATGTGGCGCGAAAAACGTGAGGCAAAAACCACGTACCTGGCACTGTGGTTCCTGCTGCCGCTGGCATTTTTCAGCCTCAGCAGCGGCAAACTTCCTACGTACATCATGCCGTGCCTGTTTCCCGTCGCGCTGTTGATGGGGCAGACCGTGGTCAAGTGGCTGGATCAACGCAATGGCCGGCTCCTGCGTCTGAACGGTGTGATCAACACGGTGCTCGCCAGTGTTGCGCTGGCGGCCCTGCTCTATCTTCAGGCCACCAAGGAAATCTACGAAAACACCGAGTTGTTCAGCCTGTCGCTGGCTTATATCGTGCTGGTGGGCTGGATCATCGCCAACGCCTTGCAAGTGCTGCGGCCCCTGACATTGTGGGCAATGCCGGCGTTGGGTATCGGACTGCTCGTGGCGTTGCTGCCTGCAGCCATGCCGGCGCAGATCGTCAACAGCAAGATGCCCGATCAGTTCATTGCCGAGCATCAACGGGAACTGAGTGAAACCGCGTCCCTGCTGAGCAACGACCTGGGCGCGGCCTCGGCGCTGGCATGGCGCTTGAAACGCCCGCAAGTGGACCTGTTCAACACCATCGGCGAATTGAAATACGGCCTCGAAGACCCGGCCATGGCAGCACGCAAAGTCACCCTGGACAGCGTCGGCCAGTGGATGACCGACGCGCGGAAAAAAGGCGCCGTCGGTGTGGTCCTGCGCGTCAACAGCACGCAGGAAGAACAGGAAGTCGAATTGCTGCCGGTGGATGGCAAGCATTACCGGCGCGGCAATCTGCACATCTTCCTCTTCCCGCAGCGTCGGCCATGA
- a CDS encoding ArnT family glycosyltransferase encodes MTLRNNDRAALLLLLAASALMLLLGLGSRELWGAETRWANIALQMLQSGDYFEPYLKGDPYYDKPLLSYWLITATAWLTGGLDHWSLRLSSVVSAWLSVWLVYWLGEQLFCKGTGLIAGWMLATTFYFVFWARVATADILTVCGVLAAVWWYWRGPVDTRFSRYVVFCGLLALTSLFKGLIGFILPGLVLLPHLLHEGRWKRHLNLRLLAALVIAGAFYLTPFLLSHLYGAPDYGESGLGLVLRENVVRFFQPFDNIGPIYTYLLYLPIYTLPWAPCWIIALWVAARNWKHIEPDARWLIQGLGLLMLFFTASGSRRSYYVLPLVPFAQLLGAWWIIQRLAARNAAGPFGGRGLKIGFGVATVLLLGILGVFYPWTNSGGGAIRFGEAVRLQASQRAPLSQWHLVMVEVDNKVPLYLQTGGAPFYYVPENRDFPRDGDAAAMFEWLERTSGQHWDPQRTIFVAQYRIGDPIPLNNLSRDHQVITTTPTRGEQLFHGRDDQSVAYLPQGS; translated from the coding sequence ATGACGTTGCGCAACAATGACCGCGCCGCCCTGCTGCTCCTGCTGGCCGCCAGCGCCCTGATGTTGCTGCTGGGCCTGGGCAGCCGCGAACTGTGGGGCGCGGAAACCCGCTGGGCCAACATCGCGTTGCAGATGCTGCAAAGCGGCGATTACTTCGAGCCGTACCTCAAGGGCGATCCCTACTACGACAAGCCGTTACTGTCGTACTGGCTGATCACCGCAACCGCGTGGTTGACCGGGGGCCTGGATCATTGGTCGCTGCGCCTGTCTTCGGTGGTGTCCGCGTGGTTGAGCGTGTGGCTGGTGTATTGGCTGGGCGAGCAGTTGTTTTGCAAGGGCACGGGGCTGATCGCCGGGTGGATGCTGGCGACTACGTTCTACTTCGTGTTCTGGGCGCGAGTCGCCACAGCCGACATTCTGACCGTGTGCGGGGTACTGGCGGCGGTCTGGTGGTACTGGCGCGGGCCCGTAGACACCCGGTTTTCGCGCTACGTGGTGTTCTGCGGTTTGCTGGCCCTGACCTCACTGTTCAAAGGGCTGATCGGCTTTATCCTGCCGGGGCTGGTGCTGCTGCCTCACCTGTTGCATGAAGGGCGCTGGAAGCGTCATCTCAATCTGCGTCTGCTGGCAGCGCTGGTGATTGCAGGGGCGTTCTACCTGACGCCGTTCCTGCTGTCGCACCTCTATGGCGCGCCAGACTACGGGGAAAGCGGCCTCGGGCTGGTGTTGCGGGAAAACGTCGTGCGGTTTTTCCAGCCGTTCGACAACATTGGCCCGATCTACACCTATTTGCTGTACCTGCCGATTTATACCCTGCCCTGGGCGCCGTGCTGGATCATTGCCTTGTGGGTCGCAGCGCGGAACTGGAAACACATCGAACCGGACGCCCGCTGGCTTATTCAGGGCCTTGGGTTATTAATGCTGTTCTTCACGGCCAGCGGCAGCCGACGCAGTTATTACGTGCTGCCTCTGGTGCCGTTCGCGCAACTGCTCGGGGCCTGGTGGATCATCCAGCGCCTGGCGGCTCGAAATGCCGCAGGACCGTTCGGCGGGCGGGGCCTGAAAATCGGTTTCGGCGTGGCCACTGTCCTGCTGCTCGGCATACTCGGTGTGTTTTACCCGTGGACCAACAGCGGAGGCGGTGCGATCCGTTTCGGCGAGGCCGTGCGCCTGCAAGCCAGCCAACGGGCACCGTTGAGCCAATGGCATCTGGTGATGGTCGAGGTCGACAACAAAGTCCCGCTGTACCTGCAGACCGGCGGCGCGCCGTTCTACTACGTGCCGGAAAACCGCGATTTTCCCCGCGACGGCGATGCTGCCGCGATGTTCGAGTGGCTGGAACGCACCAGCGGCCAGCACTGGGATCCGCAGCGGACCATTTTCGTCGCGCAGTACCGCATCGGCGATCCGATACCGCTGAACAATCTCAGCCGCGACCATCAGGTCATTACCACCACGCCCACCCGCGGCGAACAGCTGTTCCACGGCCGCGACGATCAAAGCGTGGCCTACCTCCCCCAAGGTTCCTGA